The Camelus ferus isolate YT-003-E chromosome 4, BCGSAC_Cfer_1.0, whole genome shotgun sequence genome has a segment encoding these proteins:
- the LOC116663393 gene encoding uncharacterized protein LOC116663393, with amino-acid sequence MKARGRPSPAHETAKDKPDSSRAGLHRSPGSAHIPRRLQDWTTRFRSPLWARGGRRCQPVPETSPPPPSAAAATCRPKPARPWRRSRPGSATKWAPWRWACASCWPGGRLPDGASPPHGAHGLAARLAHLAAGARGRRPALGAGGARLPARGAAGTHQPAAFSARGAGALRGHPVASGSSWAGFLPPQSHGTLRTHLGCKAPRQHRAPRGDELPDSGQKSACHRKCVHHGAEDCPCGTTTQGNGSLFPEDSLPGGAFRGKHFFSSWAQITFLGHVHISLLMDHYILHVLRAERHG; translated from the exons ATGAAGGCGAGGGGACGACCATCCCCAGCCCACGAGACAGCTAAGGACAAGCCTGACTCCTCCAGAGCAGGACTTCACCGCAGTCCAG GTTCTGCCCACATTCCGCGGCGTCTCCAGGACTGGACGACCCGGTTCCGATCGCCCCTGTGGGCCAGGGGCGGGCGACGCTGCCAGCCGGTCCCGGAgaccagccctcctcccccaagcGCCGCCGCTGCCACTTGTCGGCCGAAGCCCGCTCGCCCCTGGCGGCGCTCACGTCCAGGCTCTGCAACCAAGTGGGCGCCCTGGAGGTGGGCCTGCGCGAGCTGCTGGCCCGGGGGGCGCCTACCTGACGGTGCCAGCCCGCCGCACGGAGCCCACGGCCTCGCAGCGCGCCTGGCTCACCTGGCAGCTGGCGCACGCGGGCGCCGCCCTGCACTGGGCGCTGGCGGCGCTCGACTCCCTGCTCGCGGCGCGGCCGGGACCCACCAGCCCGCTGCCTTCTCCGCAAGGGGGGCTGGGGCCTTAAGGGGCCACCCGGTAGCTTCCGGCTCTTCCTGGGCCGGGTTTCTTCCTCCCCAGAGTCACGGGACTCTGCGCACCCACCTCGGGTGCAAGGCTCCGCGGCAGCATCGTGCACCCCGAGGGGACGAGCTACCCGACAGTGGACAGAAGTCTGCCTGTCACAGGAAATGTGTTCATCACGGAGCAGAAGACTGCCCCTGCGGGACCACAACTCAAGGAAATGGGTCCCTGTTTCCAGAAGACAGCCTGCCTGGAGGAGCTTTCAggggaaaacatttcttttcttcctgggctCAGATTACCTTCCTTGGTCAT gtGCATATTTCCT
- the SLC31A2 gene encoding probable low affinity copper uptake protein 2 isoform X1, with product MAMHFIFSDEVVLLFDFWKVHSPTGMALSVLVVLLLAVLFESIKVGKVRLLHQALASLPIPTSQQLIEETDQDSSNSDSPPVSRSHLRWFLCHFGQSLLHVTQVVIGYFMMLAVMSYNTWIFFGVVLGSGVGYYLAYPLLSMT from the exons ATGGCG ATGCATTTCATCTTCTCAGATGAGGTAGTGCTTCTCTTTGATTTCTGGAAAGTCCACAGTCCTACAG GCATGGCCCTTTCGGTGTTGGTGGTCCTGCTCTTGGCTGTGTTGTTTGAAAGCATCAAGGTTGGTAAAGTCAGGCTGCTCCACCAGGCCCTGGCAAGCCTGCCCATCCCCACCAGCCAGCAGCTCATTGAAGAGACAGACCAGGATTCTTCAAACTCAGACTCACCCCCAGTCAGCAGATCCCACCTCAG GTGGTTTTTGTGTCACTTCGGCCAGTCTCTACTCCACGTCACTCAGGTGGTCATCGGCTACTTCATGATGCTGGCGGTCATGTCCTACAACACCTGGATTTTCTTCGGCGTGGTCCTGGGCTCAGGTGTAGGCTACTACCTGGCCTACCCACTTCTCAGCATGACTTAG
- the SLC31A2 gene encoding probable low affinity copper uptake protein 2 isoform X2, producing MHFIFSDEVVLLFDFWKVHSPTGMALSVLVVLLLAVLFESIKVGKVRLLHQALASLPIPTSQQLIEETDQDSSNSDSPPVSRSHLRWFLCHFGQSLLHVTQVVIGYFMMLAVMSYNTWIFFGVVLGSGVGYYLAYPLLSMT from the exons ATGCATTTCATCTTCTCAGATGAGGTAGTGCTTCTCTTTGATTTCTGGAAAGTCCACAGTCCTACAG GCATGGCCCTTTCGGTGTTGGTGGTCCTGCTCTTGGCTGTGTTGTTTGAAAGCATCAAGGTTGGTAAAGTCAGGCTGCTCCACCAGGCCCTGGCAAGCCTGCCCATCCCCACCAGCCAGCAGCTCATTGAAGAGACAGACCAGGATTCTTCAAACTCAGACTCACCCCCAGTCAGCAGATCCCACCTCAG GTGGTTTTTGTGTCACTTCGGCCAGTCTCTACTCCACGTCACTCAGGTGGTCATCGGCTACTTCATGATGCTGGCGGTCATGTCCTACAACACCTGGATTTTCTTCGGCGTGGTCCTGGGCTCAGGTGTAGGCTACTACCTGGCCTACCCACTTCTCAGCATGACTTAG